One segment of Clarias gariepinus isolate MV-2021 ecotype Netherlands chromosome 6, CGAR_prim_01v2, whole genome shotgun sequence DNA contains the following:
- the slc32a1 gene encoding vesicular inhibitory amino acid transporter → MATLIRSKISNKLSNAASTVTNKSQAKVSGLFAKMGFQAATDEEALGFAACDDLDYDHRQGLQMDILKNEEIGEEVGGDNVGDGTMDGDSHYQRDGTGPPPSGAKDGGVCSEFGSSDKPKITAWEAGWNVTNAIQGMFVLGLPYAILHGGYLGLFLIIFAAVVCCYTGKILIACLYEENEDGQLVRVRDSYVDIANACCAPRFPALGGHIVNVAQIIELVMTCILYVVVSGNLLYNSFPTLPVSQRSWAIIATAALLPCAFLKNLKAVSKFSLLCTLAHFVINVIVIAYCLSRARDWAWDKVKFYIDVKKFPISIGIIVFSYTSQIFLPSLEGNMQKPSEFHCMMNWTHIAACILKGLFALVAYLTWADETKEVITDNLPSGIRAVVNIFLVSKALLSYPLPFFAAVEVLEKTFFQEGRRAFFPDCYGGDGRLKSWGLSLRCGLVVFTMLMAIYVPHFALLMGLTGSLTGAGLCFLLPSLFHLRLLWRKLFWHQVFFDVAIFVIGGICSISGFIHSMEGLIEAFKYNIHD, encoded by the exons ATGGCTACATTAATTCGAAGCAAGATTTCCAACAAGCTGTCCAACGCAGCTTCGACGGTTACTAATAAATCCCAGGCGAAGGTAAGTGGTCTCTTCGCCAAAATGGGTTTCCAGGCTGCCACTGATGAAGAGGCGCTGGGATTCGCAGCCTGTGATGATCTTGACTATGACCACAGGCAAGGATTGCAGATGGACATCCTAAAAAATGAGGAAATAGGGGAAGAGGTCGGTGGCGATAACGTGGGAGATGGAACTATGGACGGGGACAGTCATTATCAGAGAGATGGCACAGGTCCCCCACCCTCTGGGGCAAAAGATGGCGGTGTCTGTAGTGAATTTGGGTCTTCAGATAAGCCGAAAATCACTGCTTGGGAGGCAGGATGGAACGTCACTAATGCCATTCAG GGAATGTTCGTACTTGGCTTACCATACGCCATCCTCCACGGCGGATATCTCGGACTCTTTCTTATCATTTTTGCGGCAGTTGTATGCTGTTACACAGGGAAAATCCTTATCGCTTGCCTCTATGAAGAAAACGAAGACGGACAACTCGTGAGAGTGAGAGACTCGTATGTTGACATTGCCAATGCTTGCTGCGCGCCCAGATTTCCGGCACTAGGAGGTCACATTGTGAATGTAGCCCAGATAATTGAGCTCGTCATGACATGCATTTTATACGTTGTAGTGAGCGGTAACCTATTATATAACAGCTTTCCGACCCTTCCCGTCTCCCAGAGATCATGGGCTATCATCGCCACCGCCGCGCTTCTGCCTTGCGCTTTTCTCAAAAACCTAAAAGCCGTCTCCAAGTTCAGCCTGCTTTGCACTCTCGCTCACTTCGTGATCAACGTCATTGTGATAGCCTATTGCCTGTCTAGAGCACGGGACTGGGCCTGGGATAAGGTGAAGTTCTACATAGACGTGAAAAAATTCCCCATATCGATTGGTATCATTGTCTTTAGCTATACATCACAGATCTTCTTGCCATCGTTGGAGGGCAACATGCAGAAACCCAGCGAGTTCCACTGCATGATGAACTGGACTCACATTGCCGCATGCATTCTCAAAGGCCTGTTTGCTCTAGTGGCGTATCTGACGTGGGCAGACGAAACCAAAGAAGTTATCACAGACAACTTGCCTTCTGGAATCAGGGCCGTTGTCAACATTTTCCTGGTGTCTAAGGCCCTGCTGTCATATCCACTCCCGTTTTTTGCTGCTGTTgaagtgctggagaagactttttTTCAGGAAGGACGGCGCGCGTTTTTCCCAGACTGTTACGGGGGCGACGGACGCCTTAAATCTTGGGGTCTATCACTGCGGTGTGGCCTTGTGGTGTTTACCATGTTGATGGCCATCTACGTGCCGCACTTCGCACTACTCATGGGTTTAACGGGCAGCTTGACGGGAGCAGGCTTGTGTTTTCTCCTCCCTAGCCTCTTTCACCTCAGGCTACTTTGGAGGAAGTTGTTTTGGCACCAAGTTTTTTTCGATGTCGCAATATTTGTTATTGGCGGTATATGCAGTATTTCTGGTTTTATTCATTCAATGGAAGGTCTCATTGAAGCGTTCAAATACAACATACACGATTAG